DNA from Triticum aestivum cultivar Chinese Spring chromosome 7D, IWGSC CS RefSeq v2.1, whole genome shotgun sequence:
ATGACAAAACTAAATGTGAACAATTAAGaattaataaaatataaaaaataaatgaaaaaacacACAAACATACTTCAAAGAAAgaattatgagagaaaagagaaCAAGAAAAGAATGAGAAGAATGGAAATAAGTAATAATTTCAAAAGAAGCAACAAAAAtaaaattcaaaaggaaaaatatccttgaaatccaaaatgaaTTGGCTCAagccattttgaaaaaaaatataaacAATATTGCGACAGGAAAAAGGaaatgcaacacaaatttgcaCCAATCTTGGCGCATAGATTAAACGGTTTATCATATAACCAAATCTTATATGAGCAAACCTTGACATACATCATGGAGGAAAATAAAAAAACGTGGAGAAAGATTAAGAGTGTGCATTGATCATGACATCCTAAAAGATATAGGGAAAGACACTGAGCGTGGAGGACACACATGCTAATCTAgtagaaaaaatgagaaaaaacaaGACAACAGGCTTCCTCTTTGCACTTTGCACGGTCTATTTCTAACCACGGCCCAACAAATAAACAAAGGATTTGTTTATGGTTTCCCGTGCGACTTTGACCACCGACGACTACGAGATCCACCGGAGTACCACAATTGCTTGGAGCCTAAACCCCATGATTAGTCTCAGGGCCCTTAACTATGAATTGTTTTTGTGTGAGCGCGCGTGTGTGTTGCGTGTTTGGGTATAGCTAGCTACTAAATGCCACTGATCTCATCTCAGTGCACCTACCGGCAACACATTGGAACTCCGACGACCAAATGGCACTGGCACCAACCCCAACACATTGGAACTCCAGACATGTCCTATATAAATGCGGCCATGGTTAGCGAGCACACTCACTCCACTACACATCCTCTCGTAACGTACATTCCCACAGCTAGCTCTCTTGCACCTACAGAGTCTCTAGCTAGCTGCCTCTCTTCGCATCGATGGCGTCGTCGCTCCTCCCGGCGTTCACGGTGAGGCGGGGCGAGCCGGTGCTGGTGTCCCCGGCGGAGCAGACGCCGAGGGAGACCAAGACGCTGTCCGACATCGACGACGGCGAGGGCATGCGGTTCTACAGCTCGGGCATCCACCTGTACCGCGCCAACCCGGACAAGCAGGGGGTGGACCCGGCCGCCGTCATCCGGGAGGCGCTGGCCAGGGCGCTCGTACCCTACTACCCGCTCGCCGGCCGCCTGCGGGAGGAGGCCGGGAGGAAGCTCGTCGTGGACTGCGAGGCGCAGGGCGTCATGTTCGTCGAAGCCGACGTCGACCTCACCGCGGCTGACTTCGGGGACGTGCAGAGCCCCCCGTTCCCTTGCTACGAGCAGTTCATCCTCGAGAGCACCACCGTCGCCGGCGTCGAGTCCGTCATCGACCGCCCCTTGCTCTACATCCAGGTACGTAAACGTGCACGTGTCCCTGTCACGTGAGATGGATCGAGTTGTTTCTCCAGGTAAATAACGATGTTGTTAATTATGACGTGCAGGTGACGAGGCTCAAATGCGGGGGCTTCATCTTCGGGCAGCGCTTCTGCCACTGCGTGGTGGACGCGCCGGGCGGGATGCAGTTCGAGAAGGCCGTCTGCGAGCTGGCGTGCGGCGCCGCGTCGCCGTCGATCACGCCGGCGTGGGGCAGGGAGATGTTCATGGCGAGGCAGCCGCCGCAGCCGTCCTACCCGCACCTGGAGTACAGCGAGCCGGCGGGCGGGGCGGTCGACCGGATGCTGACGACTCCCCCGGGCGACATCGCGCGCGTGCCCTTCTTCTTCGGGCCACGCGAGATCGCGGGGCTGCGGCAGCGCGCGCCGCCGCACATGAGCCGGAGCTCCCGGTTCGAGCTGGTGGCGGCGTGCATCTGGCTGGGCCGCACAGCGGCGCTCGGCTACGGCGCCGACGAGGAGGTGCGGCTGTCCTTCATCGTGAACGCGCGCGGCCGCCGCGACGTGCCGCTCCCGGAGGGCTTCTACGGGAACGCGTTCGCCTACTCCGTGGCGGTGACCACGGCCGGGGAGCTCTGCGCGGGCGGGCTGGGCTACGCGCTGGAGCTGGTGAAGAAGGCCAAGTCGGCCGTGACGTACGACTACCTGCTGTCGGTGGCGGACCTGATGGTGCTCCGCGGGCGGCCCCTGTTCGCGCTGTCGCGGACGTACATCGTGTCGGACGTGAGCCACGCCGGGTTCAAAAGCGTGGACTTTGGGTGGGGCGAGGCGGTGTACGGCGGGCCGGCCAAGGGCGGCGAGGGGCCGATCCCCGGCGTGACCAACTACTTCTCCAGGTCCAAGAACGGCAAGGGGGAGGAGGGCACCGTGGTGCCCATCAGCCTGCCCAAGGACGCCATGGACAAGTTCCACCTCGAGGTGGAAGGCCTCACCGCCGAGATCTAAGCTGCACGCAACGGCGTACCTACCCACGTACATACAGCGTACTCGTGCAGCCGCATATACTACGGAGCATACGTCGTCACGTAGTACCACGCAACGCGTGGGCCATATAAGTGCATCTCCCTGGGTGACGAGCGATATTCTGACTGACTAAGTTTTGCTTTTGTGCTTATTTACCTGTGTGTGATATGTAAAATTACCAACAGTGTACAACATGTATGTTATGTCCGTGCAATTTGTATGTAATTTTCCCAAAAAAATGAATAAATAATTGTATGTACTACTTAACTGGATCTACTAGTAAGGAATGAAAGGAGTGCTGCTGCAATATTAAAGTTGGCGGAACACGGGGAGTGGATCAACAACTACACAGTCCATTTTAGATACGATGTGATGTTTATCTGAGAAGTACAGCAAAATAGGCGATAACAACCACTCCCGTGGAAACATGAGACAGCTTTGGATGTTGAACTCTGTTCTCGTTTGGTTTCCGTGGGGTAGAGCTTGGGGTTTGGTCCTTTGATCCTAAAAGAAGACGACATCGTTGACACCATACTTACATTATGTGGATATGCCCCCTTTGTCGCGCCCAAAATTGTTGCGAAGATCTGTCAGTTACATATGTGAACAATCTAATACACTAATGCATGTTAAGTTCACAATATTAAATAGTTCTTGTTTTGGGATGGACATAATGTTAAAAATGGTTCAGTAGCAGGAGTTCTAGTACAATGATCGATCCATGTCGAAGTTCATTTGTCGTGGCTGAAAAAAAATGAAGCATGCTAGAAAGAAAATGTCACACGTACTCTAAAGCGCCACCAACCAAGGATAATcatatttaaaaaataataatagcaCATCTCAAGTAGTACATCAAATAGAGAACCAAGTTAAAATTCTGAGTCAAAAAACTACTAAATGCAACCGAGTTATATTTCCACGAAAATCTAGATGGAGAAATAAAATTGCTCAGAAGATGAATAGCTCATTCGAAATAAATATAAATAAGTGAAAAAATATAAGACAAATTAAGCATCTAAATATATGATTCACATGTATGCTAGTACATATCAATTGGAAAATATATTTTTTTGCACAAAAATTGCTTTAAACATTAAATTTCCTAGCTAGAAACATTTTTACATGTCTAGTTTGAGGGGAAAAGATTGATATTCGCAAGATATCTTGTTGCTATGTGCAATTATATATGCAAATCTTGGCTCTAAATTtcgcaataataataataattagagAGTCGAATAAGCtacgaacaaaatttaaaactcaTTATATATTTTTATACGGCTATGTTCATCCCTTCAATTAAAGAGAATGGCACCATATGTCAtcattttttttgcatatttccaTAAGATATGTCCACCCCTTCGATCGATGAGCATAAATCATTCGTCGTAAAAGATTCACCTTGATGAAATAATTGCATTTACTTCCTCCATTCCAATGAATAAGGCACGCATGCACCCCAaaattcaactttgaccataagtTATACCAAGCAAATGTGGATTATATGTGATAAATTATACCGTTGAATTCGTATTGAAAAGTTTTCAGTGGTAAAATTTTTATGTCACATAAATAGTATATATTATCGATCCATTTATGATCAAAATTAGATTTTGGAAAGTGTGTGCGCCTTATTCATCAAAATGGATGGAATATTGTTTGACCACACTGAAAACACATGACTAAATGATGTAATACACCCTGAACTTGGTGAAGAGAGTCGAAGAGGGTGCCTCCAGGTAATGAGATCTAACTGTAGGTACAGTGTGACTCAAAATTTTGGTAGACCATTCAGACGGttgagagaagtgcatatttcaaccccCAACCCTTGCCCTAGTCTAAATTACAACCCCCAACTCCAATACCATCTACATTACAACCCCGAACTCTTAGAAACCGACCAGGATTCAACCCTCCCCTCCTTGTTGACTGGTTATGACCCTGTTGAACATCCAGTTAACAAGCCACatcataaaaaattcaaaattttcagaaaaaataaaaaatatacgttcaaaaatattattttttacttttttaaaGAGTAAAAAAATCCCTAAAATCGAAAAAGTTTAAAATCCTGGAAAGTTGTAAAAAAATTGGGGTTGTTTTCCAAAAATTCTAATTTCCTtttcaaaattctgaaaaattggaaaaaaatgcaGGGCTGTTTTATGAACATTCTGAAAAATAAAAGAAGTACAAAAACTTTTCCAGAGCTTAGTATTTTTCCTTTATTTTGtatattttcattttttattttacttCTTTTAGAAAATATGTTTTATAGTTTTTTATTTTTCCTGGATTTCGTTTTACAATCTTTTCCTGTTTTTTCTTGGATTTTTTTGCTGATGTGTCTTGCCAAGTGGATGGTCAACGAGTCAAAACCGGTCAAtggggaggggagggttgaatCCTGACCGGTTTTATGTGTCTGATGTTGTAATGTACAGGATACTGAAGTTGGGGGTTGTAAATTAGACTAAGGCAAAAGTTAGAGGTTGGAATATGCAATTCTCTCTCTTGGGTTAGATGTTAGAGAAGTGTTGGTGATTTCACCAAACCAAAGCTTCAAAATTAAGCTTGGATTTGCAAGGGTTGGAGTTGCTCACATACTACATAACTGCTTTATGGTAAGAGCGACTTGTAAGTGCATCTTCGACGCAATCCCTCAATACGGACACCGCAAACTTCTGCAAACACAGATACGAGAGATGCCATCCAATCCTATGCCGCAAATGTTTGTCCCTGttaatttttttaatagtttctTACAATCTTCTACCAAATAGCAGGGCTCAGCCAAACAGAGTTCCACCAAACATGCCAAATAGCGTACCGCCAACAACTACGTGATTCTCGATGCAAAAGAAAAATCATGTGATTCCCTTAAAAGACTACTCGATATCTAGCGAGGTACCCTACTTTGCTTTCATCAAATCTTGTAGCATTTGAAGACTTCCTTCCGCCAAATCTTATAGCAtttgaagaaaacaaaaaaattgaaaacaaaaacATGAGCCGGAGCTCCCGTTTcgagctggtggcggcgttgaAAGCACAGAGTGCTTCCTggatgattttggtaattaatgtcaacgtatctcttgttggactaatgctttcatctagtatgtttcagataagttcaacaatggagtggcatggactagaggatgtggaacctcttcaagatgatgaggacaaaggattggctcgggctcaaagctcaagactctacactttacttttagtgatccaagatcacattgagtccataggaaaagccattactattaaaagggggtgaggtgttgcttaatgggttacttgctcaaaatgcttagtgatatgctccaaaaaccctcaactactttctcatatccacatatgtcccaaaccaaaagtcaaactcggccccaccaaaattttctatccgacgccaccgagttcatttgacatagccactgccagaaaccctagtcttttcggtctcaccgatagggatctcggtctcaccgagatgggattgaaatctctctgtttcccttcgtaacgttttggtccaaccgaaatgagcgattggtcccaccgagattgcaatgcaaactctctgtttcccctttgtaacgtttcggtccaaccgagatgagcgaatcggtcccaccgagtttgcctgaccaactctctggttagcctattaccaaagtcggtccaaccgagtttgagtaatcggtccaaccgagattacgttatgccctaaccctaatggtatcggtcccaccgagttgacatgtcggtcccaccgaaaatcctaatggtcacattatgaactaaatccgtccgaccgagttttctgattcggtcccatcgagtttggtaaattgtgtgtaatggttagattttgtgtggaggctatacataaccctccacccactcttcattcgtggagagagccatcagaacatgcctacatttccaacatacattttctgagagagaaccatctacacttgtgttgaggtcaagacatTCCAtttcaaccacataaatcttgatctctagccttccccaagttgctttccactcaaatcatctttccaccaaatccaatcctatgaaagagagttgagtgttggggagactatcatttgaagcacaagagcaaggagttcatcatcaacacaccatttattaccttttggagagtggtgtctcctagattggctaggtgtcacttgggagcctccgtcaagattgtggagttgaaccaaggagtttgtacgggcaaggagatcgcctacttcgtgaagatctaccctagtgaggcaagtccttcgtgggcgatggccatggtaggatagacaagattgcttcttcgtggacccttcgtgggtggagccctccgtggactcgcgcaaccgttacccttcgtgggttgaagtctccatcaacgtggatgtgcgatagcaccacctatcggaaccacggataaaaaatctccgtctctccaattgcgtttgcacacttcaatcccatccctttacattcttgcaacttgcatgatttactttccgctgctcatatgctcttgtcatgcttgcttgatatgtattgtgaatgtttgaacttgtgctaaaactccacttcaacttaaagaaattaaaaactagaacttttcttgcgaagtgtctattcacccccctctagacacctcttctcgatcctttcaattcgtatcagagcattggtctccattgccttggtttaaacacctttggaggaagatggatgagtctactttggggagtcttagacatagagtgcctatacttgatggagagtactttcatgagtggaaaaatgagatgcttgagattttcaatgaatatctgtaagtgcatctagtgccacccctagttggttttggagtattgacgacaaatctggttgagggactaatgtgtttgtgagaattgcaggataacataggtagtagtcccccatttcggtttacctaccggagatgacccctaaaaatgtgtgaagacattgaagacaatggtggtatgtgaagataatcataacaaagattatgactcgagaagacattcacgtgaagactatggagtgcgaagacatagatgttttgtagtttccttttcttctttgttgagtcataggaaccaccgtactattaagtgcgGTCCAAGTAAACAAAGTCAGAATCACTGAAGTGATGCTcgaccaaatcctatgtcttcgagcaaagacaatgagcaaatcttatccagagctggatgagtcagctttacttgtagcccaagtcaagctgccgcgtgtgtttgaaatctgaccgttggaacacgtgtcagttccttagtggcccagggtcatttcggacaaatcaggtcgggttgcctagtggctataaatagcccacccccctacaccataaattggtgtctgctcagagttagtgcacggcttttgtcgtttgagagcaacccacctccgaagcccttgagagagagatccttgcgaggacaaagcccaaaacacccagagccaaagagtgttaggcatcactgaagtctttctatccgcgtgatctgaagacttgttactcttgaggaatgtgaatcctccagccggttgggcgtcacgttctgagcatccaagagtcattgtggatcgccggtgaacgaagtctgtgaaggtttggaagtctaccttgaagacttaccagggtGATGGGgcaaggactaagtgtccttaggtcaaggggaataaggtgaagacgcggtcttctgagttgaatctcagcctcagttgtcacagcaactggaactggtccaacaaatccttgtcctcaccaagcaactggttctatctcttccctcacttatttacagtttgtcttcatgaagtcatttgcatgcttgcctgatctgtttgacttcactgtgtgatgaCTATTGTTGTTTGACTTCATACTATCTttcatcttgatccatactacctagctgctaatagtctacgtgctttagcttcattacttgcttgactatggcttgtctagtgtagtctaccttccgctgcatatcaataggttcttTCTACTGTTCGTCTTCGAAACTCTcatattttgaagactttcataaaaatcgcctattcacccccctctagtcgataactagcactttcaattggtatcagagcaaggtgctcccttgttctgtgtgattcagtttaaccacctggagtttaactatgtcgactgcagggataatcaagtctccgctgcgtgccccgtcttcgatggcactgattacccctactggaagaataagatgcgcatgcatcttgaagccattgatgccgatctttggtatgtcgtcaagaacggcgttcccaagggcggtgaaggtgtcacccctgctgatgtcaagaagttcattcaactgtattctactgcgaagaacatcatctgcggtcatctgaccaaaggacagtatggccgtgtgagtgctctggaaacttcgaagctagtctgggactagctctccaaggtcaacgaaggcgtctcaacccagagatgtcaaaggatcagtgtccttcgcaacctcttcaaccgcttcaagagaaatgacaatgagaatgtccagctcacgtttgatcgcctcactgatatcaccaatgagcttcatgcactcggcgctactgagatcaccaagcatgaaatcgtcaagacactcctgagatcccttgacagctcatttgatacactagccctgatgatacaagaatgccctgacttcaagactctcgatccgtctgacatacttgagaggctcaacacacatgagttccaactATCTGAGAAAAGggtatctatggtcccaactatggacatactcgcgctttgaaggcaaaagctgcttcctcatctgaagaagaatctgactgcagttctggggatcctgaagacatcggaaaggagcttgctatgcttgtgaagaagttccagaaattcaccaaaaagaaaggcttcagaaagtcttcaagatccagctcgagaaatgatgaagcttccactcatgaccacaagaagagaacatgtcacaagtgcaagaaacctgatcactacatctctgagtgtcctaagtgggacaatgaaaacaacaagaagaagaagagcaaggaatatgattctgatgacaagaagaagaagaaatcctcaaagtcttcttccaagtcctcgtccaagtcttcatcacataagaagagctcatctggcaaggctcgtgcttttgttggcaaagagatggattcagaggaggagtctgcttctgaggaggcagaggtggagtctgaggaggagtccgactctggcgttgcaagtctggctttatccacagcctacgttgccaagtccatcttcaacactgaagacaatggctccttCACCAAcgttgatgctaatgacaaggacgactctgcccccacctactgcttcatggcacgtggtgccaaggtaaactcacgtgatgcttactttcaaacatcaagtgaagatgactctgattgtgaatccaaacctagctacaaaacacttgctaaaattgcaactgaacaacagaaagccatggaacatattcaaaaattgttagacaaaagcgatgacctattggacgcagaaatgacccgatctcagtccttaactgaagacatcaaaaatcttcatgttaagtacgaggaacttgaaagttgtcatgaaacgctctcaacaactcatgaaaagctttcctatgattatcttcaaaggaagcaagaacttgggAAATTGAGAGcacttcatgaagatcttcaaaaagagaacgagtcacttcgcactcaacagatcagtcccgcccaggaaggatttgaaccaccatgtctaaaatgccttgagcgtgataacgctacttctgttgctgaatgttccactgctgctactgttacaatatcttcaactgctgatgtggtaactaacccctctgctgaggataccactactatggctgatgaaaatgctaggttgaagacattgcttgagacagggatgtacaaaagtctcaaagggcatcatacactatgtgatgtcctcaaaaagcagattctgaatcgaaaccctaggagagagggtgttgggttcgagaggaaaatgaatgttgatggttcttactggaagcctgagcagtaccccaaaaccacatgggttgctgcaaagggaccttcagtggacccatccaccttatctggcttcacctgtgctaacccgattatcattgatgaatcctttgatgcaaactataaactgtttaagaatcagaatggtgaagtgtttgccaggtatattggtactaactgcaggaatggaccacccttgaagaagatctgggtgcccaaaaattgtcttgagaatcttcgtgtgaatgtcatcatgacaccataagggaagaagacaaaccccagaccaaaggcttcgtatggtccaaaggcttcatacagacagaggactcacaagagtcaccctaacgccaatgttttgcagggaaatcatactcagacttatgaatatgaacgtgtttcttcaaaccgttatgctcataagactaagaactattctgcttattcatatgagtattattcaccttcTGCAAGGCTagttgctagggctccaaagccaaagttctcagatgctgcacttagactcattgcttctaagccacccctgaaaatgtgggtggttaagaaaaattaactttcttttgcagggaaaggtctccagccggaaatcaaaggcgtccgatgcttatgctggggacctaaaacatcttgtagggcgcaagataaaatgcccaaatggtcttactatgtattttgttcctgaatctcTTGCAAATCATCCTATCAGCCCTAACctggatctgagctttgataatccgcttgttcgtcaaatgtttatgcttcacaatacccttggtgaagcctatccccctaactgtactgtagggtatgacaccacatgcttcagaatggattatggacagtggatgcactaatcatatgactggtgatcgaagtcttctcatggactcaaccttacgtccatctgacaagagtcacatcacattcgctgacactggtaaaagcaaggtattgggtctaggtagagttgcaatctcaaaggatcagcacatggacaaagtgatgcttgttgaatcccttggtttcaacttaatgtccgtttcgatgctttgtgacttaaacatgattgtgatatttgggaaatatcgttgccttgttttGATGGAATCTGAcgagtctctagtctttgaagggtatcggaaagatgatctgtatatggtagatttctcagtaggaccacggttggccgtatgtcttctagcaaaagcttcagagtgctggctctggcatcagaggctagggcatgctggcatgaggaacctggacaccctcgcgaagaagaaacacgtcgtaggcatcgagggcgtcaagttcaagaaagatcatctgtgtggtgcctgcgaagctggaaagatgactagggccaagcatccctcgaagacaatcacgACGACAtcccaacccttcgagctgcttcacatggacttatttgtccctactcactactctactcttactaccactgcttgcctctatggcttcgtcattgttgatgattattcaagatatacatgggtgcatataattatctacaagaatgaagtgcaggatgtcttcagacgcttcgcaaatcgtgccatgacaaactatggcatcaagatcaagcacatcagaagtgacaacggcacagagttcaagaacacaggcctcgacacttatcttgatacactgggtatcactcatgagttctctgctccatatacacctcagcagaatgaCATCATGGAGCGTAAGAACAGGACACTcgttgagatggc
Protein-coding regions in this window:
- the LOC123168415 gene encoding benzyl alcohol O-benzoyltransferase is translated as MASSLLPAFTVRRGEPVLVSPAEQTPRETKTLSDIDDGEGMRFYSSGIHLYRANPDKQGVDPAAVIREALARALVPYYPLAGRLREEAGRKLVVDCEAQGVMFVEADVDLTAADFGDVQSPPFPCYEQFILESTTVAGVESVIDRPLLYIQVTRLKCGGFIFGQRFCHCVVDAPGGMQFEKAVCELACGAASPSITPAWGREMFMARQPPQPSYPHLEYSEPAGGAVDRMLTTPPGDIARVPFFFGPREIAGLRQRAPPHMSRSSRFELVAACIWLGRTAALGYGADEEVRLSFIVNARGRRDVPLPEGFYGNAFAYSVAVTTAGELCAGGLGYALELVKKAKSAVTYDYLLSVADLMVLRGRPLFALSRTYIVSDVSHAGFKSVDFGWGEAVYGGPAKGGEGPIPGVTNYFSRSKNGKGEEGTVVPISLPKDAMDKFHLEVEGLTAEI